A genomic region of Brienomyrus brachyistius isolate T26 chromosome 6, BBRACH_0.4, whole genome shotgun sequence contains the following coding sequences:
- the ghrl gene encoding ghrelin/obestatin prepropeptide has translation MQLKKQIAYGIMFICILALWTDSAQAGSSFLSPSQKPQGKSEKKPVRVGKRFSEGLPPPFEALEGENKHVLFTFPFEMGITMNEEEFQEYGNVLQRIVQDVLTDGP, from the exons ATGCAGCTGAAAAAGCAAATAGCATATGGAATCATGTTCATCTGTATCCTGGCATTATGGACGGACTCTGCCCAGGCAGGATCCAGCTTCCTCAGCCCATCTCAGAAACCAcag GGGAAAAGTGAGAAGAAACCAGTGCGTGTGGGGAAACGCTTCTCCGAGGGGCTACCTCCTCCGTTTGAGGCTCTGGAAGGAGAGAACAAGCATGTTTTG TTCACCTTTCCTTTTGAGATGGGCATCACCATGAATGAAGAAGAGTTTCAAGAATACGGAAATGTACTGCAAAGAATTGTACAGGATGTGCTGACAGATGGCCCATAA